One window from the genome of Anguilla rostrata isolate EN2019 chromosome 5, ASM1855537v3, whole genome shotgun sequence encodes:
- the LOC135255527 gene encoding transmembrane emp24 domain-containing protein 6-like: MGVRIQTMQGALCCTVFLLLLGKGGLGQTTRVRAMPGDQELLWGSDQYDFAIVLPASGLECFWHFAHYGEHFYLTYMVQWATGVANARHLSVTVNSPDGHLVATTDDATGQINFKTEETGFYQMCLNNFHNRFGSMQVFLNFGVYYSEADEAQKQKEKKKKEEASKNLNDTLYTIEDSANKLQGYTFHMWRFYNFARMRKGADYYLLLSNYNYVNWWSAVQSIVIIAAGYLQLFFLKRLFHTKTNTETNKPRC, translated from the exons ATGGGAGTGAGAATACAGACAATGCAAGGCGCACTCTGCTGTACTGTGTTCCTGCTGCTTCTGGGAAAGGGGGGTTTGGGACAGACAACCAGGGTTCGTGCCATGCCAGGGGATCAGGAGCTTCTCTGGGGCTCAGACCAGTATGACTTCGCTATTGTGCTGCCAGCTTCTGGACTGGAGTGCTTCTGGCACTTTGCTCACTATGGTGAGCACTTCTACCTCACTTATATG GTTCAGTGGGCAACAGGTGTGGCTAATGCCAGGCACCTTTCAGTCACTGTCAACTCTCCAGATGGACACCTGGTGGCTACAACAGATGATGCTACTGGTCAAATCAACTTCAAAACAGAGGAGACGG GTTTTTACCAGATGTGCCTGAATAACTTCCACAATCGTTTTGGCAGTATGCAAGTCTTCCTGAATTTTGGTGTGTACTACAGTGAAGCAGATGAGGCCCAGAAacagaaggagaagaagaaaaaggaagagGCCAGCAAAAATCTGAATGACACATTATACACCATTGAG GACAGTGCCAACAAGCTACAGGGCTATACCTTCCACATGTGGCGGTTTTACAACTTTGCACGCATGAGAAAGGGTGCCGACTACTACCTGCTTCTCTCCAACTACAACTATGTTAACTGGTGGTCTGCTGTTCAAAGCATAGTTATCATTGCAGCAGGCTACCTTCAGCTCTTCTTTCTCAAGAGGCTCTTCCATACTAAAACGAACACAGAGACCAACAAGCCTCGTTGTTGA
- the LOC135255525 gene encoding hatching enzyme 1.2-like isoform X3, which yields MSSLLWFTFTFMVLCAVHCYPSEQISSGISAEQEEDPVNDNSLKEEENDISTLLEKANKYVGQELDEPTVIGDIAIPTDLGNADPCTSRGCKWKKSSNGLVSVPYVISNQYSSRERSIIERGLQSFAASTCIRFKRRTRERDFVDIQSRGGCYSFVGRRGRGQVVSLSRQGCVFHQIVQHELLHALGFNHEQTRSDRDQHVRILYQNIIRGQEHNFRKIQTNNLGTPYDYSSVMHYGRYAFSRNRQPTIVPIPNSNVAIGRATQMSRFDILRINRLYGCKKRGRSG from the exons ATGTCGTCTCTCCTCTGGTTCACCTTCACCTTCATGGTGCTCTGTGCAGTGCACTGTTACCCCTCTGAG CAAATTTCATCTGGCATTTCTGCTGAACAGGAGGAGGACCCAGTCAATG ACAACAGTCTGAAAGAAGAGGAAAATGATATCTCAACTTTACTTGAGAAAGCGAACAAGTATGTGG GACAAGAACTGGATGAGCCAACTGTCATTGGGGACATTGCCATTCCTACTGATCTTGGGAATGCTGATCCTTGCACATCTCGCGGATGCAAGTGGAAAAAATCATCAAACGGGCTTGTTTCTGTGCCTTATGTAATCTCCAATCAGTACT CATCACGAGAAAGGTCCATCATTGAGCGAGGGCTGCAGTCCTTTGCTGCCTCCACCTGCATCCGTTTCAAGCGACGTACCAGGGAGAGAGACTTTGTGGACATCCAGTCTCGCGGAGG GTGTTACTCCTTTGTGGGGCGACGTGGTCGCGGTCAGGTGGTGTCTCTGAGTCGCCAGGGCTGCGTGTTTCACCAGATCGTCCAACATGAACTCCTGCACGCTCTAGGATTCAACCACGAGCAGACACGCAGCGATCGTGATCAGCATGTTCGTATCTTGTATCAGAACATCATTCGAG GTCAGGAGCACAATTTCAGGAAAATCCAAACCAACAACCTAGGGACCCCATATGACTACAGCTCTGTCATGCACTATGGGAG GTACGCCTTCTCCAGAAACAGGCAGCCAACCATTGTCCCCATTCCAAACAGTAATGTGGCAATTGGAAGAGCGACACAGATGAGTCGCTTTGACATTCTGAGGATTAACAGGCTCTATGGGTGTAAAAAGCGTG GAAGATCCGGGTAA